GACGAGATCGTCGACCACCTGACGGACGAGGTCCTGCGTCAGATGGGCGAGCTCGGCCTGCCGTTCCGCCCCGGCGCGCAGGAGCTGCTGCGCAGTCTGCGCGACGCGGGCATCAAGACCGCGCTCGTGACGATGTCGATGCACCGGATGGCCGCGTCGATCGTGGAGCTCATCGACTTCGAGGCGTTCGACCTCGTGCTCGGCGGGGACGACGTCGCCCGCCCGAAGCCCCACCCCGACCCGTATCTCCAGGCCGCCGACGCGCTCGGCGTCGACATCGCCCGCACCGTCGCGATCGAGGACTCGCCCAACGGCCTGCGCGCCGCCGTCGCGTCGGGCGCGGTGTCGCTGGGCGTCCCGCACTTCGTCGCGCTCGACGGCGTCGGGGCGGACGCCCTCTGGCCGAGCCTCGAGGGGCGCGGCGCCGACGACGTCTCGGCGCTGTACCGCGCCCACCGCCCCTGACCCATCCCCCGGAGGAACCATGACCGCCGCCCCTCGCGGCCCCTTCCGCTTCGGCGACCGCGTGCAGCTCACCGGTCCGAAGGGGAAGCTGCACACCGTCACGCTCCGCGAGCGCGGCGAGCTCCACACCCATCACGGCGTGCTCCGTCACGACCAGCTGGTCGGGCTGCCCGACGGGTCGGTCGTCGAGAACAGCTCCGGCAACGAGTACCTCGCGCTGAGACCGCTGCTGCGCGACTTCGTCATGTCGATGCCCCGCGGCGCGGCGATCGTGTATCCCAAGGACGCCGCGGCGATCGTCGCGCAGGCGGACGTCTTCCCGGGCGCGGTCGTCGTCGAGGCGGGCGTCGGCTCCGGAGCCCTGTCGCTCTCGCTGCTGCGCGCCGTGGGCGCGGAGGGACGGCTGATCTCGTTCGAGCGCCGTCTCGAGTTCGCCGAGGTCGCCGTGGCGAACGTGGAGACGTTCTTCGGCGAGACCCCGTCGCAGTGGTCGGTCGTCGAGGGCGACCTCGCCGAGGCGCTGCCCCGCACGGTCGGGGCGGGAAGCGTGGATCGCGTCGTCCTCGACATGCTCGCCCCGTGGGAGGTGCTCGAGCCCGTCGCCGACGCGCTCGCACCCGGCGGCGTGGTGATCTGCTACGTCGCCACGGCGACGCAGCTCTCGCGGGTCGCGGAGTTCCTCCGCGGGCTGGGCTGCTTCACCGAGCCGGAGGCGAGCGAGACGATGGTGCGCGGATGGCACGTCGACGGTCTCGCCGTGCGACCCGACCACAGGATGGTCGCCCACACGGGCTTCCTCATCACGGCACGCAGGCTCGCTCCGGGCGCCGTCCCGCCCGAGGTGAGACGCCGCGCGTCGAAGCGGAGCTACACCGACGACGACCTGGAGGTCTGGACGCCCGGCGCCGTGGGCGACCGCGACATCACGGACAAGAACCTGCGCAAGCGCGTCCGCGACGCGCAGCGCGCGGCGGAGGGCGCACGACGTGCGGCGGGCGATGCCGGCGTGTCCGGGGAGGAGCCGGCGGGTGCCTAGACTGAAGCGCGTGCGAAAGACCCCGGCAATCCTCTCTGCGGCCGCCCTGACGATGCTCGCCCTCGCCGGCTGCAGTCCCGTCGCCGGCGGCGAGGCCTCGTGCGATCGCGCTGCGGGCGCCGACGCGTCGCTGACCGACCTCATCGACGTCACCGGCTCCCTCGACGCGGCCCCGACGGTCGACATGTTCGCCCCGTTCCACGTGGACGAGAACGCCTACGCCGACGTCGAGGTCGGCGACGGGCCGGTCATCACGAGCCTGGACCAGTCCGGTGTGCTCGACATGACCCTCTACGACGGGAACACGGGCGAGGTCGTCATCGGCACCTCGTACAGCGGCGACCTCTCGGCCGTCGGGGTGCTGTCGCAGTGGTCGACGCAGTTCCCGGGTCTCGACGACGCGCTGCGGTGCGCGACGGAGGGCTCACGC
This window of the Microbacterium sp. AB genome carries:
- a CDS encoding tRNA (adenine-N1)-methyltransferase; this encodes MTAAPRGPFRFGDRVQLTGPKGKLHTVTLRERGELHTHHGVLRHDQLVGLPDGSVVENSSGNEYLALRPLLRDFVMSMPRGAAIVYPKDAAAIVAQADVFPGAVVVEAGVGSGALSLSLLRAVGAEGRLISFERRLEFAEVAVANVETFFGETPSQWSVVEGDLAEALPRTVGAGSVDRVVLDMLAPWEVLEPVADALAPGGVVICYVATATQLSRVAEFLRGLGCFTEPEASETMVRGWHVDGLAVRPDHRMVAHTGFLITARRLAPGAVPPEVRRRASKRSYTDDDLEVWTPGAVGDRDITDKNLRKRVRDAQRAAEGARRAAGDAGVSGEEPAGA
- a CDS encoding HAD family hydrolase, whose product is MTANQPLAVLWDMDGTLVDSEPYWMAAETPLVERYGGVWGHEQALQLVGLGLPDAARVLQSAGVALGVDEIVDHLTDEVLRQMGELGLPFRPGAQELLRSLRDAGIKTALVTMSMHRMAASIVELIDFEAFDLVLGGDDVARPKPHPDPYLQAADALGVDIARTVAIEDSPNGLRAAVASGAVSLGVPHFVALDGVGADALWPSLEGRGADDVSALYRAHRP